CGCAAAGACGAGAGCGACCGCCGCCTTTCGCCCGAGCACCAGGCCCTTGATCCGCGCCAGGGCGAGGCGATCCACCAGCGGATTGAGGATGTAGACGAGGAGCAGCGCCACGAGGAAGGGGGCGAGCACCTGGTGGATCGCGTAGAGGAAGGCGAGGCCGCCGACGACGAGGAGGCCGGTGAGGATGCGTCGAGTCAGTGGGGAAAGGGCGGGCATGGATCCTCGCTTGCGCAGCAACGGGTACCTTCCCATTATACCGTGGCCGGCCTGGCTGCGCAGGAGGCGTTCGTGAATCGGCCCGAGTGGATCGCCCCGCAAAACCCCACCGAGGCCGTCGCGATCCAGCGCGTCCTGGCAGCAAGCGTGCGCTGCCGAGACGAGGTGGGCGAGGTCCGCGCCATCGCCGGGGTGGACGTCTCGACCCAGCGATGGAGCGACGACGGGTTCGCGGCCATCGTCGTGCTCGAATTTCCCTCCCTGGAGGTGATCGAGGTGGCCCAGGCCCGGATGCGGCTGACGATGCCCTACATCCCCGGCCTGCTCTCCTTTCGCGAGATCCCCATCCTGCTCGCGGCCTGGGAGCGGCTCGGGACCGACCCCGACCTGATCGTGGTGGACGGGCAGGGCCGTGCGCATCCGCGCCGCTTCGGGATCGCGAGCCACCTGGGGGTCCTGCTGGACCGGCCGACCATCGGCTGCGCCAAGAGCTTGCTGACGGGTGTTCCGGGGATGCTCTCGCCCGAGCGCGGGAGCCTCTCTGCGCTGATGGCCGGGCACGAGCAGGTGGGCTACGCGGTGCGGACCAAGGATCGCGTCAATCCGGTCTACGTCTCGTGCGGGCACCGGATCTCGGACGAGACGGCCGCGCAGTGGGTGCTCGCCTGCGCCCGCGGGTACCGCCTGCCCGAGCCCACCCGCCAGGCCCACCTGGCCTCCAACGCCCTTCGCCGGCGCCTGACGACGTGAAGGGGGCCCCTTGCGGGGC
The sequence above is a segment of the Pantanalinema sp. genome. Coding sequences within it:
- the nfi gene encoding deoxyribonuclease V (cleaves DNA at apurinic or apyrimidinic sites) — its product is MNRPEWIAPQNPTEAVAIQRVLAASVRCRDEVGEVRAIAGVDVSTQRWSDDGFAAIVVLEFPSLEVIEVAQARMRLTMPYIPGLLSFREIPILLAAWERLGTDPDLIVVDGQGRAHPRRFGIASHLGVLLDRPTIGCAKSLLTGVPGMLSPERGSLSALMAGHEQVGYAVRTKDRVNPVYVSCGHRISDETAAQWVLACARGYRLPEPTRQAHLASNALRRRLTT